From Rutidosis leptorrhynchoides isolate AG116_Rl617_1_P2 chromosome 3, CSIRO_AGI_Rlap_v1, whole genome shotgun sequence, a single genomic window includes:
- the LOC139900113 gene encoding uncharacterized protein encodes MEVVEHEHPLCLIDMQPDYPQYEEEYDDETDDLIRKQVFQHKCDRCNKEINWFHRYYYKCANSCDYLIHNSCAELPLTLTHTSHSEHNLILFQLNYNFFYWSCGICEGGTHEGDTVCYQCHECELRVGVHCAMSWVKDRTIYHPSHQHLLVATLDEHECKCDACGEEHSGIFYMCTTCVNYFIHTECALMPELLSIQQATKNNYSHYHLLTLSYSFPREYQEAEFDPPCRVCDRRFRDVKLWIYKCEKCRYYAHLACTRPGPKFTSYFSYYDTSRKKQKKINNFNHTGLLRLPFPDETCNLLKHYFSKESGNESRETTEAALQYSVHQHPLILVTTSSTSNLILCHNPMKKLQLLCNGCLRPITSMPFYKCANYEDQNCTFVLHEWCTQLPDKLQEYPGHPEHTLTLYSNAPSKFLSVFICGVCNLPCNGFVYSCVQCDYHIDVNCGFIPEQVEHEAHPNHILVRGMAHPLECVYEYVNIKFGTIHKIQDHPHDLSLVQGIDSDGTLSRTNHINHLKFILNNSIFFRTLLHQAFEQHYVLEVVILTHLLGLCFISKGEGGNMLKEEQFKGLKC; translated from the exons ATGGAGGTGGTTGAACATGAACATCCACTTTGTCTCATAGATATGCAACCAGATTATCCACAATATGAAGAAGAATATGATGATGAAACTGATGATTTAATCAGAAAACAAGTCTTCCAACATAAATGTGATCGGTGCAACAAAGAAATCAATTGGTTTCACAGATATTACTATAAATGTGCTAATTCGTGTGACTACTTGATTCACAATTCTTGTGCAGAACTTCCCCTAACGTTAACGCACACATCGCATTCTGAGCATAATCTTATTCTTTTCCAActgaattataattttttttattggtCTTGTGGTATATGTGAAGGAGGCACTCATGAAGGTGATACGGTGTGTTATCAGTGTCATGAATGTGAACTTAGAGTTGGTGTACATTGTGCTATGTCATGGGTGAAAGACAGAACCATATATCACCCTAGCCACCAACACCTTTTAGTAGCTACCCTTGATGAACATGAGTGCAAGTGTGATGCTTGTGGTGAAGAACATAGTGGGATCTTCTATATGTGTACCACTTGTGTCAATTATTTCATTCATACTGAATGTGCACTCATGCCTGAATTGTTGTCAATTCAACAAGCTACCAAAAATAATTACTCTCATTATCACTTACTGACTCTTTCTTATTCATTTCCAAGAGAATATCAGGAGGCTGAATTTGATCCCCCTTGCAGAGTATGCGATAGACGCTTTCGTGATGTGAAACTCTGGATTTATAAATGTGAGAAATGCAGATACTATGCTCATCTCGCTTGTACAAGACCAGGACCAAAGTTCACTTCCTACTTCTCTTATTACG ACACTTCGCGTAAGAAGCAAAAAAAGATCAATAACTTTAATCATACTGGCCTCCTTCGCCTCCCTTTCCCTGATGAAACTTGCAACTTATTAAAACACTATTTTTCCAAAGAATCCGGAAATGAAAGCCGTGAAACGACCGAGGCGGCCTTACAATACAGTGTTCACCAACACCCTTTGATTCTAGTTACAACCTCCTCAACGTCAAATTTGATATTATGTCATAACCCAATGAAGAAACTTCAGCTATTATGCAATGGATGTTTGAGACCAATCACTAGTATGCCATTTTACAAGTGTGCTAATTATGAAGATCAAAACTGTACCTTTGTTCTTCATGAGTGGTGCACTCAGTTGCCCGATAAACTACAAGAGTACCCAGGTCACCCAGAACATACACTCACTCTCTACTCAAACGCCCCTTCTAAGTTTTTGTCTGTGTTCATTTGTGGTGTTTGCAACTTACCATGTAATGGATTTGTCTATAGTTGTGTCCAATGTGATTACCACATTGATGTTAATTGTGGGTTCATACCTGAACAAGTTGAACACGAAGCTCATCCAAATCATATCTTAGTTAGGGGTATGGCACATCCTCTAGAAT GCGTATATGAGTATGTGAATATAAAGTTTGGGACTATTCACAAGATTCAGGACCACCCACATGATCTCTCTTTAGTTCAAGGGATTGACAGCGATG GTACTCTGAGTAGAACTAATCACATAAATCATCTTAAGTTTATCTTAAACAACAGCATATTCTTTCGCACACTTTTGCATCAAGCATTTGAGCAACATTATGTTTTAGAGgtggtaattttgacccatttacttggGTTGTGTTTTATCTCCAAAGGTGAGGGAGGAAATATGCTAAAAGAAGAACAATTCAAAGGGTTGAAGTGTTGA